A single region of the Silene latifolia isolate original U9 population chromosome 8, ASM4854445v1, whole genome shotgun sequence genome encodes:
- the LOC141595945 gene encoding arogenate dehydratase/prephenate dehydratase 1, chloroplastic-like, whose translation MALKVDCFMYGCVGITRIRVSELSFKKDLRKLSNWECNCGVLGERVIIHVEDGKPLKAVTSSKPDHGGNSLKEYSAFHNDLNNLPKPLSASDLSSSRNDGSKLRVAYQGVPGSYSEDAALIAYPDCETFPCDGFEAAFKAVELMLVDRAVIPIENTVGGSLHRNYDLLLRHRLHIVGEVQLGVNHCLMALPGVRKEDLKRVLSHPQALDQCESTLSKLGLVRINTDDTAGAAQMVASQHARDTGAVASVRAAAIYGLDILEERIQDDDDNITRYIMLAREPNIPRTDRPHKTSIVFSLDEGSGVLFKALAVFALRDINLTKIESRPQRKRPLRIIDDSNKGGAKYFDYLFYIDFQASMAEPQAQSALGHLQEFASFLRVLGCYPMDTMPH comes from the exons atggcattaaaagtTGATTGCTTTATGTATGGATGTGTGGGAATAACAAGAATTAGGGTTTCTGAATTGAGTTTTAAGAAAGATCTTAGGAAATTGAGTAATTGGGAATGTAATTGTGGAGTTTTAGGTGAAAGGGTTATAATTCATGTTGAAGATGGGAAGCCATTGAAGGCTGTCACCTCTTCTAAACCCGACCACGGTGGGAATAGCTTGAAGGAGTATTCTGCCTTTCATAATGATTTGAATAATCTTCCTA AACCTTTGTCTGCTTCTGATCTCTCTTCTTCCAGAAACGATGGTTCAAAATTACGAGTTGCTTATCAG GGTGTCCCGGGATCATACAGCGAGGATGCAGCTTTGATAGCGTATCCAGACTGCGAGACTTTTCCTTGTGATGGATTTGAGGCTGCTTTTAAG GCAGTTGAGCTTATGTTAGTAGATAGGGCAGTTATACCAATCGAAAACACAGTTGGCGGTAGTCTCCACCGCAATTATGATCTACTACTCCGTCATAGGCTGCATATAGTGGGTGAGGTCCAGTTAGGAGTTAATCATTGTCTTATGGCATTACCTGGGGTTCGAAAAGAGGATCTGAAGCGTGTTCTAAGCCACCCTCAG GCTCTTGATCAATGTGAATCAACTCTGAGCAAATTGGGCCTTGTTAGGATCAATACAGACGACACTGCTGGTGCTGCACAA ATGGTAGCGTCACAGCATGCAAGAGATACAGGAGCTGTGGCAAGTGTGCGTGCTGCTGCCATTTATGGCCTCGATATCCTCGAAGAAAGAATACAG GACGATGATGACAACATCACGCGTTATATAATGCTTGCCCGAGAACCTAATATTCCCAGGACTGACAGGCCTCATAAG ACTAGCATCGTTTTCTCTTTGGATGAAGGTTCTGGTGTACTTTTCAAAGCGTTGGCGGTATTTGCCCTTCGAGACATAAATTTAACAAAG ATCGAGAGTAGACCACAAAGGAAACGTCCTCTACGGATAATCGATGACTCAAATAAAGGGGGTGCCAA ATATTTTGACTATCTTTTCTACATCGACTTTCAAGCATCAATGGCGGAACCTCAAGCTCAATCTGCTTTAGGGCATCTCCAG GAGTTTGCTAGCTTTCTTCGGGTACTCGGTTGCTACCCAATGGATACAATGCCTCACTGA
- the LOC141595944 gene encoding vesicle transport protein GOT1-like, producing the protein MMSFEMNDRKKIGLGLTGFGVFFTFLGVVFLFDKGLLAMGNILFLSGLALTIGLKSTLQFFMKPQNYKGTISFGVGFFFVLLGWPILGMILESYGFLVLFSGFWPTLAVFAQRIPVLGWILQQPFFRSLIDGYRGKRVPV; encoded by the exons ATGATGTCGTTCGAGATGAATGATAGAAAGA AGATTGGACTGGGTTTGACCGGCTTTGGTGTCTTTTTCACATTTCTTGGTGTTGTATTCTTGTTTGACAAAGGATTACTTGCGATGGGAAAT ATCCTCTTCTTGTCTGGGTTGGCACTGACAATAGGATTGAAATCCACTCTACAATTTTTCATGAAGCCGCAAAATTACAAG GGGACAATATCCTTCGGTGTTGGTTTCTTTTTTGTTCTGTTAGGGTGGCCAATTCTGGGAATGATATTGGAATCGTACGGGTTCCTCGTACTCTTCAG TGGCTTTTGGCCTACTTTGGCGGTGTTTGCGCAAAGAATTCCTGTTCTTGGTTGGATTTTACAACAACCATTCTTCAGATCT TTGATAGATGGATACCGTGGGAAGCGAGTACCTGTTTGA